CAAAGGAAATCAGAAACTTTAGCTTTCAAGTATACCTAAAACAGGATCAAGCCCAGACCGAGAAAAGTACCCAAAAGCCAATGCAGCCAGATCTGCAGATACCGCACAGCAAATAATTGGATGAAAAACTTTCTTCACATCTGATGGCAATCTGAAATCCAAATCCAGAGAAAAGGAGAAACTTAtacacaagaaaataaaaaattcaataatttaaactaaaacataataataagaTTATTCACTATAAGCTAGcgattaattttatttgttaagaaaGTTTgccaatttcaaattctaaactGAGGAAATGAAATTTTACCTAGAGCCAACCATGTAGCCTAAGACTGTTGATGCAAGTAGGAAAGGAAGGCATGTTCGAGCACTTGTCCCCAGTATTGTTGGGTAAAATAATGCAGTAACAAATGATATAAGAAAAATCCCAGTCCAAGTCCACACTTCAATGGTAGAAAAAGGGGGCGGTTTTGCCATAGGCTCTGCATCTGTCATTTCTGTATTTACCATTTTTCTTACAGTTATAGCTGTATAACCAGCAACTGAAAGCGTAGCCAGCCAGCCTCCAACTGCAAAGGAACCAATAAACACTAACTTGCTATtgcattgaaaaggaaaaagctGACAACAGGCATAATCTTTCACATAGAAACACACACAGTGATAGAGAGCATACCTGCAAAAGAAATTTCCAACTCAAGTTAATGATATTTGcattaacacaaaaataagaacagcaacaaccaagccttagtcccaaaattttgttgTCAGTTATAAATACTCAACATACTAATCACGACTGatcacatatatttttttctgccATTTTATTCCATCTGATGTCATACTCTTTGCTGCCTCCTTAATCGAGGTTTCCTTTTTTACTACTTCTATTAATGTTATTTCATGTCTTcctctacttttttttgttcAGCTGAGTTGAATCCACTCACTCTTCCTCATTGGTGCATTAATTGCTCTCCTTTGCACATGATCAAACCATCTCAAGCAACTCTCCCTTGTTGTTTCATCAATGGGGGTCACCTATCTTTAAGGGAAATTCATCATTTCAAATCctatattttctagtatttACATCTATCCATgttaacattctcatttcaacTACACACATTTGATTAACATATTGCTTCTTAACAACCCAACATTCAATGCCATTGAGCATAGCTGGTCTTATAGCAGTCTTACACAACTTTTCCTTGAACTTAAGAGGTATTCTACGTTCAAACAATATCACAAAGCCTTTAGATTTGAGCTTAATatctgtttttaaaaaattccttCAAGAATGCCTTTCTGTGGGTACGTGTCATCTTTTAATAGTTATAGAGCTCTTaacatcaataaattaaacttggACTTATTTAGACATACCTGGTGcacacaaatttcacttttgcAAGGTCTAAGAGAAGTATTTGATAGGTAGATTTACCTCCCCTTTTTTGGAGAGGCTGATTCCCACACCCAAACTCACGACATGTCGCTTTGGATAGAAGGCACTTGCCACTGCACCAAGGCTGACATCTATTGTCTGTTTGGGAACAACTCAtctaattttttgctgaaagcaTGTTAAAGTATACGTTTACTTcgaaaaagtgaggttttaaaaaactgtataAAAGATAAAAGCTGCGGTTATAAGCTCAATCTAGATGGACACTAAATTTCatttattgagagagagagagagagagagagagagagtcgtTGTGTTGTTTAACTGAGAGAAAATCAACTAAAAAGCTGtttgaataatttaattaaaatgaacaaaagcagCATGCTACAACAGCAATAAATCATACATATAGTACGTATACGTTCCTGAGAGACTTCTTCAGTAGCAACTAAAACATCGGCTCGAAGTATACGTAGGTTAGATTGTTTACATTTCCAAAGAAACAACTAGCTTTGTATGATTCCCAGCAATTTACACCTTAAGTAATGTACCGGCTATACATAGCAGACAGAAACTTTGATTAGTTAATTAATACTACTCAAGATTCTTGGAATAGATTACAAGTCACATGACACTCAGATATATGATCCTTAATAATTTTGAAACTGTACAGACATGGCCATAGCATGACTGAGATTTTAAGTCGCTTGAATTGAACATTCTGAAATGAGCTAGCTCTAGAATGAAATTTGGACTTGGAGCCTAGAAAACCTTTTTTCTTTCCCCTGTTAAATATTTGCAACTCTTTGTAGTGAACTCTGACCCATATGATCAAAGCATTCCTTTGAAGTGAAGAAAGTTCTTAAATACAATTTCTAAGCAAGAAGGAAATACTTGGAAAGAAAAAGCTAGGAATAACACCATCCTGTTTATGAGCAATGAATCCACCAATCTCATGCACTATACTTAAATAAAGATCCAGTGTGCTGAAAACGGTTAATCAGATAGACTTAGTGATTGATTATGTTCAAATGCAACGtttgaaaaagaataaattagaaaattacttggacctttttttaaatcaaacccAGATAATTGCATTATCCCAAAGTTTCAGTAAGGTGACTTCTCCTCTAAGAAAGACTATCTTTCTTCATCTAAAAGCTTGCAAGAAGATGGTCCATAAGTAGATTGCAGACCAACTTGttacataataaaaaagagGCTTCTTAGCATGAGGTCAGGATTCAAATTACACCAACAAGTAAAAGTAATGTCCTGGTCGAGTAAGTATGATTTTTCTTCTACATGTCCATGGAGTCTTGAAAAATCCAAACATTTTAGAGATAGATAGAAAGGTAGGAATTTCTTTCTAGAACCATACTGCATATGAAATGTGGTACCTGAATATAGTGAGAATCGTAAACCCTACATGTAAAAGCTTCTGTAGGTATATGCTTCATCAAATGATGCTGCTATTCTTGGTTGATCCATGAAGATGTATGATGCATTCATCGACAAAAGAGATAGATGTAGAAGCATCACATTCCAAATAAGTTCGAAAACAAATCCTTAATGTCGGTATTGACTCAGTCCATGATAATTTATTAGGTGAAAACAATTCTCCAGCGATAATAATGGAGATTATGGGAGGCAAGAGATGAACACACTAGCAAGAGAAAGGTGGCAATTTTACTCATTAGACTGGGATGAGTCTGGTAGGTGATGCAGGATATAAATTAGATGACCTAGTTTcacattttctttatgtttttgcaCAATACACAATGAGATGGTAGGTGTCAttttcccaattaaattcatCTACATGGCTGCATTAATCAATGCAACACAAATAGAGTCATCTTTCTGaaggaaaattaaatttatttatctatgtgattaaatttaattgagaaacCTAAGGTACAACACATAAGGAAGTGTACCTAAGTTTTTCCCTAAGGAAAATGACATATGAGAATTGATAAAGGCTATAAAGGATTAAAGACCCAAGCAAAAATATGATTAGCTAGCTCATGAGCTTGGTATGTTATGCTTCTAACCAaatttgtagtaaaataaatcCAATACAAAGTAGTCACtgaatcaatcaatcaatcgcCACTCAAATAGTTTCATGAAttagatttgtcaaaagtaGCTAGATTTCACTTACCTATAATTAAACAAATCTTGATGCCGGAAGCAGCTGGAATATCTCTAACCGAAAGTGGCAAAACAACCAAAGAAGGAACATAGAACAACGGCAGCCATCTTTGAATGAACATGAGAGCAGGTTCAAAGAAATTCATCAAACCAGTTGCAGCAGCCGGGACAGTGGAATCAAGTATAACTAGAATGGAGAAAATACAGAACATGCCAAATAGCGCACTGGGGAACCGAATAGCAGCAGCCACAAACGCCTTTTTCAAAATCTTATCTGTCGCCAGGATAATCCCAAGCGAAATAATCAAATGTGCAATCCCAAACACCTAACATGcattgaaaacaaacaaaaaaccatcAAGCTAGAATGTCATTCGAACAAGTGCCATGGATTGAATCATTTGGCTTAAAACACAGATTGAAAAGGAGGACTAAACAAAGAAGCAAAATATGGCTAAAAAGTACCGCTTGCGAGAGCGTGGAAGTGCCACCGGATTCTGAAACAGAAGATTTGACAGTGATTTCTCTACTGGAGCAAGCTTCATGAGGACCCATTTGCAAGAAACTGGAGCTGGGTCTGGAAACTGTAATGGGTGTGAATAATTTATGAGAAGTGGAGGAGTGTGTATATAAAGCACGGGTGGCATTGAAAGCAACAGGTGAGAATTTGGAAGAGAGTTTGTGGTTGTGGGGCTTAGAGAGAAAAGGTGGGAAGGAGAGTTTTGGATGGTGGTGGTCGAGTAGAAGAGAGAAAGTTATTAACTTTTGGGCGGTCGCCATGGGAACAATGGTAAAGGACCAGTGAGTGAAACTTCAGGGAAACAGAGACACacagaaacagagagagagagaaagagcatattattattttccaacATTGGTGGGGCTCTCACCAAATTTTGTATGGACATCAATCAAACTAAAAGGATCAGATTCCAATCCTTTCACAACAGACACTAACGGATTCTTCCcgggaaggttttttttttttttttttttttttttttttttttcagctatTGATATAAGGAACaacatgtttttaaaataataataataataattacaaagtTTGCTAACAAACTAACTACAAACCTCTACCTAAAAATAAACATGACTATATATTAAAATCAAGAACAAAGTTAACTTAGTTTACAAACTTtttctatatctttttattgaacatgaattttaacaaatttattattaaagagcattttttttattagattcttTATGCTTGTAAGATTTGAATGAGTTCAAAGATTAAtaaatatgttatcaatcaaatttttaaattttaaatttttattattttatttactttttgatgttatgcttgcaaaatttgaagaagattgtaattttttatcaagattttttatgttacattttctttattagtaAGATTTGATACATTATATGTTTGAACATCATTAAAGCAAAACAAGTACAAAGTAAAAAGCTTTGAGAAAgtgaataaaatagaaagaaagtaAAGCAAGAAACAAAGTTTTAAGAGAAGAAACAGGAATGGAAACTTAAAGCATCTTAATGGCAACGCCCAACAGAGAAGAACATCAACGCAGTTAAGAACAGGGGGGGAGGGCATGCCTTGACTTTTCAAAAATCCATCCTCCATTTAATATATTTggcataaaaatttttttaaaaaaaatgcctcccttatatttttactaataaCATGTAACACATattctaagtgtatatgtgtgtaaaacttaTTAGCATATCcttaaaatatataagtaaatttttttataaaaattttcttaaaaaaaaattcatttagaaaattagagatatagaaattttttctccttttagaAGAAATAATAAATGTGTATTTCATGGTTAAGAGTTAAAAATCCTTTAGTTTtattaatgttatatatatacttgatGTAGAAACTTtgttatatgtaaaaaaatagcatttgtTAAATCATGTTACGAACaaattttatgtgtgtgtgtatatatacacacatatacataattttttttttgtcacatataTAAGATTATTCTTtggatttaatttattttagcaatccataaaaaaaaatttgagggttgagattgaatttttttttttttgtcttacatttagttttgttttgttgaaagaaagaggaaaagaaagaaagtgattTTTCAGCTTTTATGTGTGGCAGATTAATGAGTTCTACATTCTAAAACTTTGATAGAGATCAGGAACAATTAGTTGCACATTCAATGAAaagatttgtttttctttttctttgataaaagaatttctttttatatattggtTAATATTTGAGGCCTAGTTAATTCTCTCACACATAAAGAAATATCTCTATCGGTTACAATTTGAGAGCTAAGAAATATACCTACAACTTGATTATAGGTAAGATTGTGATTAGTGAACCATTATTTTCACGTGAACctataatttgtttttcatcacTTGTACATGTTAAGGTTGTAGTGATAGTTATGGCATAAAAGCTATGTTTACACACTTtatcataataaaaatgatatgaaTAATAAATCCAAATGAAAGTGATTTcctcaaatcaaaacaaatcttCTCCATCATTATGGaaaatgttattaaaatatagtgtaaggacacgattcgtaacgaaccacaacagtgttgggttcgttacgtaaaaaggcccaaacaatatcatttgtagagcgtgggtttgaaaggctagaccttggtcaccaggcggtgggtttttcgtggtgttcatacatggttaagttgtcttcacccctggagtctttctcctggaggtggactgggaggctctggtttttggccatttttcccagccacttTCTATGAATTactctcttttccctttataCTAGCCGGTGTTTTtctatccttcgtccacgtgtaggatcgacattccaagactgatacttgtcccatcagcccataccaagagtggttgggggtggctgaaaaagctggagagtatggctctgtcaggtgcagagtattgaatggtagtaagggcagctttccccggtcgtttacactttccagcatacccttttctattggcacagatattttagtggtttctataccatttttgccatTTCTTCCGAGGAGACT
The sequence above is drawn from the Quercus lobata isolate SW786 chromosome 12, ValleyOak3.0 Primary Assembly, whole genome shotgun sequence genome and encodes:
- the LOC115971038 gene encoding plastidal glycolate/glycerate translocator 1, chloroplastic is translated as MATAQKLITFSLLLDHHHPKLSFPPFLSKPHNHKLSSKFSPVAFNATRALYTHSSTSHKLFTPITVSRPSSSFLQMGPHEACSSREITVKSSVSESGGTSTLSQAVFGIAHLIISLGIILATDKILKKAFVAAAIRFPSALFGMFCIFSILVILDSTVPAAATGLMNFFEPALMFIQRWLPLFYVPSLVVLPLSVRDIPAASGIKICLIIVGGWLATLSVAGYTAITVRKMVNTEMTDAEPMAKPPPFSTIEVWTWTGIFLISFVTALFYPTILGTSARTCLPFLLASTVLGYMVGSRLPSDVKKVFHPIICCAVSADLAALAFGYFSRSGLDPVLGCYLTKASSNPGAGDVLMGFLGSVILSFAFSMFKQRKLVKRHAAEIFTSVIVSTIFSLYSTAFVGRLLGLESSLTISILPRCITVALALSIVSLFEGTNSSLTAAAVVVTGLVGANFVQATLDKLRFRDPIARGIATASSAHGLGTAALSAKEPEALPFCAIAYALNGIFGSLLCSVPAVRQSLLAVVG